One window from the genome of Ammoniphilus sp. CFH 90114 encodes:
- a CDS encoding SpoIID/LytB domain-containing protein, translating into MNTKNLLVRITVMALLFSCFLPLIQGAASANSDPYISVKLVNTVGNSTELSLEITGNYQLKEKTDTITTGSYKLRAEKNSLVLYQGSESIYRGENLTFQPVEYGESSIIKVNNRPYLGDMKFILENGLFVRPINTLLLEDYLKGVVPREMPASWELEALKAQAIAARTYAMRYVSKLVDDTINYQVYGGYQWHDKSTRAVEETRGQLLEHQGSLVETVFSSSNGGTIEASGNLWNTVVYLDAKEDPFDPQNKWSLAIRKKQLELDGKDLFNPESWWATAKEMDQPLTSAMKAWLQQNGYENHDIKVVTIKDFSVHPDRTSGNRMKTGRLSLQLLIKHPQTGFLRHPDGSIRLVDWENSNLTAASIRRIMGGGNVFKSTLVDSIHTDGNSITIQGRGFGHGIGMSQYGANEMAKQGKKVEEILAFYYPGTSLTAEVTGPTIPVPDAKPIPVTPPITIPESSGEELALLQDIKLSTETFTIGDPKGIKIEYKLNHSASVDVRAYDANGVIRRVMQSGSNQSAGLKSLQWDGYGLGKGVYTVVIEARDEQGVVSNITAKIQFIEPVISRSTSQLVRKGVIKATVKVGLRATPDLKVKPTKVLSPGNAVEVLEKKDRWYKVKHGTTIGYVPDNYVQLVK; encoded by the coding sequence TTGAATACGAAGAACTTGTTAGTACGCATCACTGTTATGGCCTTACTCTTCTCTTGCTTCCTTCCCCTAATTCAAGGGGCGGCTTCTGCCAATTCAGATCCCTACATCTCAGTAAAGTTGGTGAATACTGTAGGGAACAGTACGGAGTTAAGCTTAGAAATCACTGGAAACTATCAACTGAAGGAGAAAACGGACACTATAACCACAGGATCCTATAAACTCCGTGCAGAAAAAAACTCCCTAGTTCTCTATCAGGGATCGGAGTCGATTTATCGTGGAGAGAATCTAACTTTTCAGCCAGTAGAGTATGGAGAGTCCTCTATTATTAAGGTGAATAATCGTCCTTATCTTGGTGACATGAAATTCATCCTAGAAAATGGTCTCTTTGTCCGTCCAATAAATACGTTGCTGTTAGAGGATTATTTAAAAGGTGTAGTTCCTCGAGAGATGCCAGCATCGTGGGAATTAGAAGCGTTAAAGGCCCAAGCGATAGCGGCAAGGACCTATGCCATGAGATATGTTTCGAAGTTAGTCGATGATACGATTAATTATCAAGTATATGGTGGATATCAATGGCATGATAAGTCTACTCGAGCAGTAGAAGAGACCCGGGGACAGTTGCTTGAGCATCAAGGTTCTCTAGTAGAGACAGTGTTCTCCTCCTCAAATGGAGGAACCATCGAGGCTAGTGGAAACCTTTGGAATACAGTGGTTTACTTAGACGCAAAGGAAGATCCCTTTGATCCACAGAATAAATGGAGTCTAGCCATTAGGAAGAAGCAACTAGAGCTCGATGGAAAAGATTTATTCAATCCTGAGAGCTGGTGGGCTACAGCGAAAGAAATGGATCAACCTCTAACTAGTGCGATGAAGGCTTGGCTACAGCAAAATGGATATGAAAATCATGATATAAAGGTGGTCACGATCAAGGATTTCTCAGTGCATCCGGACAGGACATCAGGAAATCGAATGAAAACGGGACGACTGTCACTTCAGCTGCTAATAAAACACCCACAGACGGGCTTTCTTCGCCATCCAGATGGGTCTATCCGTTTAGTAGACTGGGAAAATAGTAATCTGACCGCTGCCTCCATCCGTAGGATAATGGGAGGCGGAAATGTGTTTAAGAGCACTTTAGTAGATTCCATCCATACGGATGGAAATTCTATCACTATTCAAGGCCGAGGGTTCGGTCATGGGATTGGAATGAGTCAATATGGCGCGAATGAGATGGCCAAACAAGGAAAAAAGGTGGAAGAGATTCTAGCTTTCTACTATCCTGGAACAAGCTTAACGGCAGAAGTAACTGGACCAACTATACCTGTCCCTGATGCGAAACCTATACCAGTGACGCCGCCGATTACCATCCCAGAATCAAGTGGGGAAGAATTGGCTCTTCTGCAAGACATTAAATTATCTACAGAGACATTCACCATCGGTGATCCAAAAGGAATCAAGATTGAGTATAAACTAAATCATTCGGCTTCCGTCGATGTCCGAGCCTATGATGCCAATGGAGTAATACGAAGAGTCATGCAGAGTGGATCTAACCAGAGTGCGGGATTAAAAAGTCTTCAGTGGGATGGTTATGGGTTAGGAAAAGGTGTATATACGGTAGTGATCGAGGCGAGGGATGAACAAGGCGTAGTTAGTAACATCACGGCTAAGATCCAATTTATCGAACCTGTCATATCTAGGTCAACTTCACAATTAGTTCGGAAAGGAGTCATCAAAGCTACCGTAAAAGTAGGACTTCGTGCTACGCCCGATCTTAAGGTTAAACCGACTAAAGTATTAAGTCCTGGGAATGCTGTGGAAGTATTAGAGAAGAAGGATCGTTGGTATAAAGTTAAACATGGAACAACAATTGGCTATGTGCCAGATAATTATGTTCAACTAGTAAAGTAA